Part of the Candoia aspera isolate rCanAsp1 chromosome 1, rCanAsp1.hap2, whole genome shotgun sequence genome, gcttgcacagggaacctttcaccttcaccatagtCAGACTCTGCGGGTGGTGATGTCCTCTGATTTTAGCAATATTATATTGAGTGTCGCTGGTAAAAGCCACTGTGTATGGGCAACTGTGGCATGCTTGGGTCCAAAGggagaaataattttgttttcagatgTTTTCAATTTATAAGTAGTACTTTGAATTCAAAAGGTTTTGTATGTATACTCTTGTTTATCTTTATATAATATGCTACTGCAGGTGCtggtttttccttcttctgtgggtatttttatttatttatcgtttATCATTTCTATCCTATCACAATCTAGAGATGCTCAGAGGGTAAGGCTACTTCATTCATAGATAGCACCTTTCTTTAAAAGACATTCCTCATGTTTGCTGTCACACACAGAAGGGATGCCTCTGGGAAATGGTGCTTATTCCTGAATGGTTTATAAGTATAAATATTTAACCCTCATTTTTAAATAGTCATACAAAATGTGTTGGGCTGCAACTTCCTTTAAGCCAACCCAAGGGAGCCTCTTTTTCCCCAGTCATTATCAGAATAGATTGAGCTCCACCTTCTGCACTTTTGATCACTTTTACCCAAGTTGCTCTTGTTTTGCATTGCTCCAAATCCCAGAGTGATGAACAGAACCTGTTCTCCTTtgccatctgtctgtctgtctatctatctgtggGATTTCTACAAGTAATATAAACCATACCAGAGGATCTTTATGGCCATCTCAAGGGCACCCAGGGTAACAAAATCCATGTGGGGGTTAGAACCTCGAAGGCAGTAGGGATGTTTTTTGCTGGACTGTAACCTAGCCTTCGCTATcaggtaccctccagatgtgttggtttTAAACCCTAGCCACATCTTAAGCCAAATGTCCACCATCCCAAAGTAGCCCTTCCTTTCCAAAACACTGTTATTGGCTTGTCTGCAAATTCTTTTGATTTCCTTGTTAATTAGTCACAATCTGCATGCTTAATGAAGAAATATttactgggagggagggaggaaggataatCCTTATTTCAGACCTCTCTTGCTGCACTTAAGGGTGCTAGAATTTTTTTGCTGCTATGAATGCTTTTGGGGTAGGAAAAATTagtctcccttgagttgagtGTGAATCTTAGCAACTTCACAGACatgcccatgtagttttcttggcaaaagaaaaaggaaattttcTTTTCTATGGAACCTGCTTCTTTGACTTCCTAGTTCTAATCTATAGCCCTGTTCTTTCCCGGGCATCTCCTATCCAAATCCTAGCTGGGCTGAGCCCTATTTAAATAatgccacctgctgagaccagGAAGTACTTAATCAGGACACAAAGCCCTCTCATAGTTTACTGCTCAGCATTTGATTAAATATCAAATGCTGAGCAGTAAACTATGAGAGGGCTTTGTGAGGTAGACTGCCACTGAATATTATTAGTACCTTTTAGCCCATGCGCCCAAATAACTATGGATGGACCTGTGGAAGTCCCTTATTTAAAGAACTTGTATGGCCACCTTACTCACAGAgtgatcctaggtggctcacagcaaccaataaaaacaacatataggtagtcctcaacttacgaccattcatttagcgaccattcaaagttacagtggtgctggaaaaagtgacttgtgaccggtcctcacacataAATATGACCaccgcagtgtccccgcagtcacatgatcaaaattcaggtgcttggcaaccagcatgtatttacaatggttgcagcatcccagggtcacatgatcgtcatttgtgaccttcccagctggcttctcacaagcaaagtcaatggggaagccggattcacttaacaactgatgATTTGCTTCATGGCCGTggcaaaaaggtagtaaaatcgggtgtgactcacttaacaactgcttcacttaatgagggaagttccagtcccagttgtggtcgtaagtcgagggctacctcTAAAAACACATCATATTAACTTCCTGACTCAACCCCATCCTAGCtcagtgcttgggggaagagccaggtcttcacagccttccggAAGGCTAAAAAGGTAGCCCCCCCTCCAGTTTCAGGTGGGGGGCTATTCCAAAGAGCTGGGGCAGCTACAGAGAAAACACAACTCTGAGATCCTACCAGGTGACAACCTATTTtgaagcctttttcttttttcaggagtTGGAGAAAATGGGCCTCGGAGAGGATGTGGATCTGCATGTCTACGAGATTCCTGTTGAGTACCAGGCTGTGCAGAGACTTATTCCTGCCTTATGGAAGAAGCACAGCCCGCAAGTGAGTAAAAGGAAGTGAGAATGACTATtaggtagagcagtgtttctcaacctcagcaactttaagatgtgtggacttcaactcccagaattctccaaccaaccttgctggctggggaattctgggagttgaagtctgcacatcttacagttgctgaggttgagaaaccctgaggtAGAGGAGGACTGGTGTCAGGAAACTGGCTCATGCTGTTTGCCAATCCTGGGTTTGAGATGAGTGGCAATCAGAGGGGACAGGGGAGGAGAACCCTCGTTGGAGGACTGCTCTGGCCTCTCACCAACTCAGCAGAAGATGGGAGCAGATTTCCTGTTTTGTCTGACTCATTCCTCCAAGGTGGGCATGCTCTGCACTCTCCCTCCCATTCCGGCAATGTGTTGGGCGAAGGCTGTAGAGAGGAGCCGTCTTTTGGTCACCCGGGGCAGCACTTTTTTTGGTTGGAGGCAAGAGTTAAGCATTGCAGGGGACAGAGCTGGACCCTGCCACCACTACCCCCTCCCTGGATTTGGGAAGGCTCTTTAAACTGTGCTGGGCCTATTTTAGAAAGCAGACTGGATTTGGTGGTGGCTGCTAGCTTAGATGACTTTAAGAGGAATGAGACCAAAAACAATAGGAAGATGGGTTTGTTGGTAGCTATTAGCCATTATGCCCAGAAGGAACCTCCAGGCTCTGTCTCAGAGCTGGAACCAGGAGCAATAGGTGGCAGGTGGCAAATCCTGTTCTGCTTCACTGTTCGACTTCTGGGTCTGATTTAGCCCTGTAGGTCCTACCAGGTGCTCAGCTTCATGGGTCCATGATCTAATCCAGCAGGTCTCTTCTCCAGTAGGCCCAGCACCCAAGCAGCATTCTGTGTGTGACTTCATTTGCCTGCTTGCAGTGTTTTCAAACCACCACCCAAAAGAGCAAAATTGGTAAACCTTAACAGAGCAAGACACTGAACCATCCTCAACCTGGCTATACTATAAAACTGCAGTAAAAGAGACCCACAACGGCAAAGTTGAATATAATAGAACAATaggtaaaatgtatttaaatttagaACCCCCGGAGAAATGAATtgacaaacagataaataaggTATCTAGCACTCCAAGGGAGCCGCCTGGGGTCCGAGGTAATCTTTTCTAGAAAGGGTGTCTGAGGATAACTTTAGGCTCTGGGTAAATCTGTGTGAAAGGATGTGAACCTTCAGGTCATCTGGCCCCAAGCAATTTAGGGCTTCAGGGGAAAGAGCGGCATTTTGAATGGACTCCAGATTAAAATGCAGCTCAACATAGGGAAGAACAAGGGTGTTGTGGTTGCATTTCCCAGCGGTCATAAATTGGGTCTCCAAAGGCCAGGATGGGTACCTTGTTTTAGAGGGTTAGGGCCTTTGTtatcccccctcctttttttagaAAGGCAGAGTCCAGTGGAAATACTGCAAAGGGGCAGGGTCACGACCCACTTCTATGGGGTGGCTGTATTTTCTGGGTTGTAGAGGgcagttggctttttttttccttttttaaccaAGGTCTGTCTCTTTAAGGATATGCAAAGATGGTTTTATGCATTCCCTCTTCCAGATGGGAGGAATGCACACCCCGGGGGTTATTTGGAAAGATTTAAGGGTCTGTTGACCTCAGGTTGCTAGTTTGGCTCTGCACCATGCTAGTTTCATGAACCTGCTTTTCCACTTCTTGTTTTCAAAATAGCTCGTTGTGCACGTGGGGCTGTCTGGCATGGCCACAACAGTGACGTTGGAAAAATGCGGCCACAACGTGGGCTACCGGGGCTTGGACAACTGCCACTTCTGCCCAGGTTCCGAATGCTGTATTGAGGGGGGCCCAGAATGCATCCACTCTGTCATCGACATGGACGCCGTGTGCAAGAGGGTCTCTGCGCTAGGACTGGATGTCACCGTCTCAATATCAGAGGATGCTGGGAGGTAGGAGGAGGAAGTGGGGAAGGGAGGGCAAGAGGGATGAGAAGGGTGCAGACAGTCGGGTGGAGAGAGATGGTTTGAGGAACACACAACACTTAGAATAAGACCTTTCTGGCTTGGTCAGAGCAGTTGTTTCGGATTTGAAATGGGACCTTTCAAACTTGAGAGAGGGCGTTTCAAGCTGGAACTGTTTcagatttgaaacattttgcgTGTCACTGTATCTGCCGCCTGTGTTAGAGCTTAAGTCTGGAGTAgaggaaagggcataactagCACCAAAGCACAGACCTGACGCGTGGAAAGTCCCATTTTTGGTATGGCACTTTCCTGAAATGGCTTGGAGCCCTGCAGAGTGCTGCCCGTGGCGGGCGAACAGCTCTGAGGGGGCTGTGGATGTGCTTGGCTGTGGAGAACCCAAGGGCAAAAACTAAAGTCGGATTGATTTTAATGTAAGAGCAATTAAGGTTAATTAGGTACAGCTAGCTTGTTtactccccatgtatttaatgATTTCCTCTTCCAGTTAAATGAAAGGTTATAATTTGGCAGCCCCTTGAAGAGTAATTCCAGAGGTTGCTTCCCAGGCTTTGAGGAATTTCATGCAGCTTTGAGGGTTACAAGTTACCCTGTGGAGGTAGTGCTGGAGTAGATGGGAAAGGGGTTGATAAGACAGTTTCCTGGATTCTTATGAAGGATGGAGATGCAACTGTCCCTAAGTCTATTCAGAATAGAAGTTTGTCTTCCTTGAATACATGGTGGAGCCCCTTCTGGATCAAAATGTGTTGTTTTCACATTTGACCCTGTATCTGTGTAGAAGACAAGGCCTTGACCTGAATAAATACAGTTGAGATGATCCTTAGGCTTTGTTTCACCTTGGTATGAGTACCAACAGCTGCTAAACAGTGGATGAAAAAGAGCCATACCTGTTGCAAACTCTGGCTGGAGAGCAACCTTAGATAGAGATAACATGGTGACAAGTGGGGTGAGATGAAAGTAGGGAGGAATGGGGAGTGGGGAGCTCAGGATACTCCTGATCAAGGTTGGGAGTGTGCTCCCTTTATTACGCTGTTGATTGCCGTCACCCACagccctttattttaatattttttgtttcaaatatttacATACCACTTGTCATGCCATGAATCTCTGGGTGGTGTGCAGAATCAAGCTACAATACCATATTAAAGGTAAAGTAGGgaactgtgcagtccttggtgctccctgagcttggtggtttgcttgcagacatttcattacccgactaggtaccCCCATCAGtgttggtgagtgtggggtttgctccctgtttatagacagtggcttgccctgccagttttggtgggtttctccttggtggttccttgattaggggattgttttctgcctgactgtttgtctggtgttaatccctgcttttctgattgttggttgctggagaggacgtgttctggccttcttgtttccttcttagcttttttattgtctcttttgaatggcgtgcaaatgtggtttatttctatgtgtctattgatggctgatgtgtctgagtgccaagcttccaggaattccttagcGGTTTTGGATTTGGTCTAAGATGCTGataatttcccagttgaaactggttgagtctgtccatgtgttgtgagattaaggagtttttgcCATGTCTTGTgcctgctggttggtgttcgtggatgcactcagACTGTGGAtggtacctagttgggtaatgaagcatctgcacacaaacaagcaagctcagagagcaccaaggactccacagttcagccctgagctacagatactctcttctgctGGACAGAGTAGAGGAATGAAATGCCATAATTGGTTTGACTGCACCTTGGTGGGCTCTCGAATGCCAGGGCTCATAAACTTTGCTCCCCCGCTCCCTGGCTGAATCTCACTTTTCTTCTTGCAGGTATCTGTGTGACTTCACATATTACACTTCCCTGTACCAGAGCCACGGCCGGTCTGCATTTGTCCACGTGCCTCCCCTGGGAAAACCCTACAGCGCAGAACAGCTGGGCCGTGCACTCCAGGCCATCATAGAGGAAATGCTCAATGTCTTAGAACACTCTGAGAGCAACATCAACTGTCACAACGAACATTGAACCCGGGCCAAAGTCCCCGCCTCTTTACTTCCCTCATTGTTGCACTTCCAAAAATTTCCTCCTGTCCTTGCAGACTCCCAGGTGGGGAACTGAGTCCCCCTGGCAGCATCTGTGTAGAGGATTGAGAACAGAAATGGATTCCTGGCACTCTGAGGAGACGAGGGTTTCGTGTCCTCCTTTGCTTCTCTTCCAATTCCAGCCCAACCGGCTGTCGCCAGCTTCCCGGTGCCGGCGTTCAGTTCCTGCAGTGAACTGAGAGGGTCTGCCAGTTAGGCGATTGCTCTGGTCGTCTGATGTATTCCAGTTTAATTTTGCAAGGTCCCTTGATCTCAGAAGAACAGTATGATTGTTCCGCATCAGCTTGTAGCAGTGCTTTCGGTTCGAAACACAGGACCCTCTGCCCGGAAGCCTGGAAGCCTTTTTCTTCACTGCTTCGAACAGATTCGTCCAATCCACATTGTAGAGTACCGCTCTTCATGGTGAACGCCTGGTGACTGAAAAGAGAGGCTGGGAGCATTTCCTTTCATCGACACCTCATGCCAAATCTGTtggtggctttttttaaaaaaaaggaacagatctCTTTGGATATTGCCTTTCCTGGCTTCAGTAGCCACATATCGGTCTGAAATGTAGAGCTTCTCTTCTGTTCTTAAAACTCTTCTGGGCAGCTGGCTTAATTTGCCCTAGGAACTGGTATCTTCCCCCTCTCCCCAGATAGTCCCGCCATAGCTGTCTTTCCCAGTGCCTCAAAGCTAGATGCTGCTCAGATATCCCTTTGTACCTTAGAAGAACAACACGGTACATATCCTTTTCTAAACTCTTCTGCTCTGCCAGGGAGGGATGAGACTCTGGATCCAGATTAGGATTTTGTCATTTCTGCTTGCTAGGAGAAGGAAGTGAGGACTTGCCAGCACCATCTCCTGCCCGGTTCAGGCTCCGTGATTCAGCTCCTGCATGCGGGCAGAACAGAGCAGTTCTCCAGGAACCTTCCCTGGGCCCTCACCTCAGAAATGCTTGCATGATGGTGCCCCTGGCCAGCTCTGTAGAAAATGATGCTGCACTTTCTACCTAGATGGGATTAGGGTATAATATTCAGTCAAGAGATTAAAGATtgtgggtttttcttttctttttcttttaaaacgaGAAGTGTTCAAGTTCACTCTAAACGGGGAGACTTTTGGGATGGAGCAGCAGGAAGCAAATTGTACGGCAGAACAGAGACTAAAATCTTGGACAATGGAATTGCCTGATAAAACCGAGCTGGCCACAAAGAACAAGCATCTTTTTGCTAAAAACAGTCCTGTTTAAAATGAAACCCCTTCTTCTTTGCTGTAAAATCATTCTTGTttgaatctctcttttttttaactaattgATCCTGCTTTTATAGTaactctcagtgagagctgcctTGTGCTTGTCTGCTTGCTAAACCCAGTGGTGATCTGGTTGCAAGACAAAGGGCTGCTGGGGATTTGAATGTGTGGCCGAACATCGAGACAGTCTTATGTGAAACTCATCTGTACCCCTTTTGGGGTTGCTAAAGTTGCTCCTAAATTTCTTTGCACACCAGCCTCTTACTTGCATTCAAATTCCAAGCACCCTTGAGTGTGGTAAGTCAGCCAAATTCTTCTGtttcatttaataatttattttatttaatattttttgtcCAAATGTGATGGCTTctgtgcttcctccctccccctttagCAAAGGTGGGGTCATGGCATAGGGTCTACATTTGTTTTTAGATTTGCAAGCAGTCTTCTTCCCTGGAACACTTCATAAGATGGCAAACTGTGCAAGGGGCCTTTTGccctgttcaaaaaaaaaaaaaaaggttgatgcAGTTTGCAGAACAGAAGGCTGCTGTTTTCAGTTCTATAAGAAAGTGTAGCTGTGAAATGTGTATAATCTGTTAGATGGGTGCAGATATTCAGATTGTGTAAAGCCTATCTCTCTTTGAAATTATAAGAATAGGAGATCtggatatttttccttttaagatgTGAAATGGTTTAACATTTAAATGCAAAGAAAGGTGGGTTGTCCTGATAAAGCCCTCCTTTTAGGGGACCAGACCTCTTTAGAGATGGTTACCCTTACTGGAAATTTCTCCCCCATACCTTATTCCTCCTttcttaaaattacattttttttttcatcaagtCTGTTTGCTAAGGGAACAGGATTTCTCAGACTTAGCTGGAAAAACCTTTGCGAGGTTGGAGGGACTTGATTTCCAAGGAGGGCTTCCTGGGACAGTGAGAAGATTTGCCCAGTAGCACTGTCTCCTCCTGTGGATTTGACAGTTCTTCAGTTTGCAGAGGGTCACCCTATAGTTACCCCATTTCTGATAGTGCAATATAAGACCATCCTGCTCTGGCCATACCAACACCAGGATTCTTCTTATAGTTCTCTGCCGTCCCACTGTGCGCCTTTCCTTCCATGGAGCTTTTAGTCCCTTAATAATCAAACTGTAGGCTGGCTGTGTTCAGAAACTTTTGAATCTGAACCTTTTCTGGAGAACACGAtgccctaaaccagtgtttctcaaccttagcaactttaagatgtgtggacttccccagaattccccagccagccatgctggctggggaattctgggagttgaagtccagatgtcttaaagttgccacagttcagaaacactgccctaaactaaCTGGACTCTGCTTTAGAATGTTTATCAGATACATATTTAGTAAGCATAGTTTAAAATATAACGTACTCATTTTACGTCCCACTAATTGACAATATCAGTTTGTGGGACGTAAGTTAGTATGACAACaatccaaaacactttttttttagccAGCTATTTTCAAACCAACATTGACTATGCTTAGTGCCGTACACTTAATTTGTTAGCATTACATGCAAAGAAATCCAGAGCTTTGCTTGGAAACTTGTTTTTCCTAGAAGATTGGTAAATGTGTTAGCAGACTATTCAACAGTGTCTTAAAAGTGTTTAAAACTGTGGAGAATAATGAATTTGGCACAGGAAAGAGGTGTGCGTGTAATCTAAAACTTCTCAAGAGGCCTTCTGCCcaaaatttggggagggggtggggaaaATAAAGCTTCAGAGGGAGGTCTTCTCTTGGGAGGGGTGGTGTCCTTCTGAAACAGCAGCCAGGAggactgctgctgcttctcataATGCATCTCACCCCCCTCTACAATATAGGGTGCTTCTTGTATAAAACATCTTAAGCCTtattggcttagcatgtggtatCAGTCTAGCCAAAGCCTCACACAATCAAGGGCCATGGCTTTTGGAATCTCACTTATCTCCACATGCTCTCCCAACCTGTACaggaaagtttgtttgttttttatctgttcagttgtgCCCGGTTctcagactgcctggacgagtcactgcagttttcttggcaaggttttttggaagtggtttgccattgcttccttcctggggctgagagagcacaactggcccaaggacacccagctggcttcatgcctaaggtgggactagaactcacggcctcccggtttcttgcatggtgccttaaccactacaccaaactggctctactggAAAGTTTAAGAATCGTTAACTCCACTTTCCAGCCTCTGGCCTTATGGCTGAGTTTGGGATCAGAAATCTGGAT contains:
- the PGPEP1 gene encoding pyroglutamyl-peptidase 1 isoform X1 gives rise to the protein MEKTRRPVVVTGFGPFGEYSVNASWIAVQELEKMGLGEDVDLHVYEIPVEYQAVQRLIPALWKKHSPQLVVHVGLSGMATTVTLEKCGHNVGYRGLDNCHFCPGSECCIEGGPECIHSVIDMDAVCKRVSALGLDVTVSISEDAGRYLCDFTYYTSLYQSHGRSAFVHVPPLGKPYSAEQLGRALQAIIEEMLNVLEHSESNINCHNEH
- the PGPEP1 gene encoding pyroglutamyl-peptidase 1 isoform X2, encoding MGLGEDVDLHVYEIPVEYQAVQRLIPALWKKHSPQLVVHVGLSGMATTVTLEKCGHNVGYRGLDNCHFCPGSECCIEGGPECIHSVIDMDAVCKRVSALGLDVTVSISEDAGRYLCDFTYYTSLYQSHGRSAFVHVPPLGKPYSAEQLGRALQAIIEEMLNVLEHSESNINCHNEH